ATCCGGTTTCGACGTTCCGGCTCGGGCATCGTATAGGCCCTGTGGATTGCCTCTGCGACGCCTTCGCGGTCATTGGGATTGACCAGTATGGCTCCCCGTTGCAGTTGCGAGGCGGCCCCGGCGAATTCACTTAGGATTAGGACGCCGTCCTCGCTGGTGTTGGCGGCGCAAAATTCCTTGGCGACCAGATTCATCCCGTCTTTGACCGGGGTTACCAGTGCGATGCGGGCAGCGCGATAGTAAGCCAGAAGTTCATCCGGCTCAAGATTGCGGTAGATGTAATGGATCGGCACCCAGCCCGCTGCGGTAAACTCCCCGTTGATCTCCCCGACCCGTTGCTCGATCTCAGCCTTAAGTTCCTGATACTCCAGAACGTCAGTGCGGCTGGGAACGACCACCTGGACGAATGTCAGCCGCCGCCTGAGGTCGGGATGCCGGGTCAACAGCGTTCGGAACGCTTCCAGACGTTCGGGCAGACCCTTGGTGTAATCGAGCCGATCGACGCCGAGGACCATCTCGGAACCGCCCAGTGTCTCGCGCAGCCACTTGGTGCGCGACTCAACTTCGCGCGAAGCCGACCTCGTGGCAAAGTGCTCGTAGTCGATGCTAATCGGGAAACTGCCGATGCGCACCGGCCGGTGGTCGATCTGCACAGTCAGGACGGCTCCGCGCCCCGTCGTCTTCAGCCCCGGCGAAAGGTATTGCAGACATTGGATGAAATTGCG
Above is a genomic segment from Calditrichota bacterium containing:
- a CDS encoding trehalose-6-phosphate synthase, with product RNFIQCLQYLSPGLKTTGRGAVLTVQIDHRPVRIGSFPISIDYEHFATRSASREVESRTKWLRETLGGSEMVLGVDRLDYTKGLPERLEAFRTLLTRHPDLRRRLTFVQVVVPSRTDVLEYQELKAEIEQRVGEINGEFTAAGWVPIHYIYRNLEPDELLAYYRAARIALVTPVKDGMNLVAKEFCAANTSEDGVLILSEFAGAASQLQRGAILVNPNDREGVAEAIHRAYTMPEPERRNRMKAMRTSIRRHNIYDWVDSYLKAALARRLGDFPMVEEYVPAIALHK